One window of Merismopedia glauca CCAP 1448/3 genomic DNA carries:
- a CDS encoding DUF4388 domain-containing protein: MLGNLEDFSLANILQMFERSSRSGQLSIWTPNGIYRIWFYQGRVMAGVSPQPENNLRNFLKSHPEADDKLKSFLSSSLSIDRPLGIHLKEKELVSRKLLADAFRQQLQIAVYSIINHPSGQFRFTSNLPFPYLEMTGLSKSAIEVALQGLRQVEKQKQLEASFPQPDSSFFRLTQELPLVNLSTLEWSIWERVSPDIPINNLAQKLGEDLLEIRQACSRLIQIGLLEEITAERRQEAQESSQVNEGTIATKKANGFLETMNAPVNLDLLDKLKNMLKSIR, from the coding sequence ATGCTTGGAAACTTAGAAGACTTTTCTCTAGCTAACATATTACAGATGTTTGAACGGTCTTCGAGATCGGGTCAATTGTCTATTTGGACACCAAACGGTATTTATCGGATTTGGTTTTATCAAGGTAGAGTTATGGCAGGTGTATCTCCCCAGCCAGAAAACAATTTGAGAAACTTTCTTAAATCTCACCCAGAAGCAGATGACAAACTCAAGTCTTTTCTAAGTTCTTCTTTATCTATCGATCGCCCTTTAGGAATACATCTCAAAGAAAAAGAATTAGTGTCACGTAAATTATTAGCTGATGCTTTTCGCCAACAATTACAAATAGCGGTGTATAGCATCATCAATCATCCCAGTGGGCAATTCCGATTTACATCTAATTTACCATTTCCATATTTAGAAATGACTGGTTTGAGTAAAAGTGCTATAGAAGTAGCTCTGCAAGGTTTGCGTCAAGTAGAAAAGCAGAAACAATTAGAAGCTAGTTTCCCCCAGCCAGATAGTTCTTTCTTTCGATTGACTCAAGAATTACCATTAGTTAATTTATCAACTTTAGAGTGGAGTATTTGGGAACGAGTTTCCCCAGATATTCCGATTAACAACCTAGCTCAGAAATTGGGCGAAGATTTGTTAGAAATTCGCCAAGCTTGTTCTAGGCTAATTCAGATTGGTTTGTTAGAAGAAATAACAGCAGAACGAAGGCAAGAAGCTCAAGAAAGTTCACAAGTAAATGAAGGAACTATAGCTACTAAAAAAGCAAATGGTTTCTTAGAAACTATGAATGCTCCAGTTAATCTAGATCTCTTAGATAAACTGAAAAATATGCTCAAATCAATTCGTTAG
- a CDS encoding bifunctional metallophosphatase/5'-nucleotidase, with translation MMKLVNKALAVSVPALILSWATPSLAEVVNFTLLHLNDIYEIAPVEGGTRGGLARVATIKKQLQTQNPRTYTILAGDFLSPSALGTAKVNNQPLAGQQMVAVLNQIGLDFATFGNHEFDLPKEAFYQRLKEAKFKFFSGNVFDSQGQPFPNVNPYQIIEIKTNEGKIVKVGLIGVTINSNKKDYVTYRDALATTKEQVKVLKERVDIIIAVTHLSITEDRQIAELVPEIDVILGGHEHENIQQWRGRDFTPIYKADANARSVYIHNLTFDTESRNLSINAKLQPVTEAIPEDPQTAKLVNEWVQKGFNAFRAQGFSPDKKVTTTKVALDGLESHVRNQSTNLTEILANSMLKEVENADLAVFNSGSIRIDDVIPPGVVTEYDVIRTLPFGGKVLGVEIDGSLLEKMLIQGQVNLGRGGYLQTANVSKDEKTGKWLIGGKLLETKRNYRIAINDFLVSGQERDLEFINLKEPGIKLITEKRDIRFVLIDGLRNSRL, from the coding sequence ATGATGAAACTTGTAAATAAAGCTTTAGCTGTCAGTGTACCTGCACTAATACTTTCTTGGGCGACTCCTAGTTTAGCTGAAGTAGTTAACTTCACTTTACTTCACCTCAATGATATTTATGAAATTGCTCCAGTTGAAGGAGGAACTAGAGGAGGATTAGCGCGAGTTGCTACTATTAAAAAACAGTTGCAAACTCAAAATCCTCGCACTTATACTATCTTAGCTGGTGACTTTTTGAGTCCATCCGCTTTAGGTACTGCGAAGGTTAATAATCAGCCTTTAGCTGGTCAACAAATGGTAGCGGTTTTAAATCAGATTGGCTTAGATTTTGCTACTTTTGGAAATCATGAGTTCGATCTGCCCAAAGAAGCTTTTTATCAAAGGCTGAAGGAAGCTAAATTTAAGTTCTTTTCTGGGAATGTTTTTGATAGTCAAGGTCAACCTTTTCCTAATGTCAACCCTTATCAAATTATTGAGATTAAAACCAATGAAGGTAAAATAGTCAAAGTAGGTTTAATCGGAGTGACTATTAATAGTAACAAAAAAGATTATGTGACATATCGAGATGCTTTAGCTACGACTAAGGAGCAAGTAAAAGTCCTCAAAGAACGGGTAGATATTATCATCGCTGTCACTCATCTTTCTATTACTGAAGATAGACAAATAGCTGAATTAGTTCCCGAAATAGATGTAATTTTGGGCGGTCACGAACATGAAAATATTCAGCAGTGGCGAGGTCGAGATTTTACTCCAATTTATAAAGCTGATGCTAATGCTCGTAGCGTTTACATCCACAATTTAACTTTTGATACTGAATCTCGTAACTTAAGCATTAATGCTAAACTACAGCCAGTTACTGAAGCAATTCCTGAAGATCCACAAACTGCTAAGTTAGTGAATGAATGGGTGCAAAAAGGCTTTAATGCTTTCCGTGCTCAAGGCTTTTCTCCAGACAAAAAAGTTACTACTACCAAAGTCGCTTTAGATGGATTAGAATCTCATGTCCGCAATCAAAGCACTAATTTAACTGAAATTTTAGCTAACTCTATGTTGAAAGAAGTAGAGAATGCAGATTTGGCAGTTTTTAATAGTGGCTCTATCAGAATAGATGATGTTATTCCTCCTGGTGTAGTGACTGAATATGATGTGATTCGGACTCTACCTTTTGGAGGTAAAGTATTAGGTGTAGAAATAGATGGCAGCCTTCTAGAAAAGATGTTAATCCAAGGTCAAGTTAATCTAGGTCGGGGGGGATATTTGCAAACAGCCAATGTCAGTAAAGATGAGAAGACAGGTAAATGGTTAATTGGGGGAAAACTATTAGAAACTAAGCGTAACTACCGAATTGCCATTAATGATTTTTTGGTTAGTGGTCAAGAAAGGGATTTGGAATTTATTAATCTTAAAGAACCTGGAATTAAACTAATAACTGAAAAGCGAGATATCAGATTTGTTTTGATAGATGGATTACGAAACTCTCGGCTTTGA